The genomic window TTATGGATTACGAAATAACATACTGCATAAAAGCGGTATGTTGTATCGCACTATTATACAGTTGAGCAATGAATTATACATATAAACAAATATGGCTCATCAACTTTCCTGTAATGATGAGCATCTTAATGGAACAATTAATCAATATTACGGATGCTGTTTTCTTAGGCCACGTTGGAGAGATAGAATTAGGAGCGTCCGCTATCGCCGGAATTTATTATTTAGCGATTTATATGCTTGGTTTTGGATTTAGCATTGGGTTGCAAGTAATGGTAGCTCGAAGGAATGGAGAGCAAGATTACAAGGAAACCGGCAAGACCTTTTTTCAAGGCTTATTTTTCCTTTTGGGATTGGCTATCTTTCTTTACCTTCTCATTCATACGGTTTCCCCATTTATACTAAAGAAGCTGATCGTTTCCTCGGATATTTATCGAGCGGTAATTCTATACTTGGATTGGCGTAGCTTTGGATTGTTGTTTTCATTCCCATTTTTAGCGATACGTTCTTTTTTAGTGGGGATAACGCATACAAAAGCTCTATCTTGGGCTGCTGCCATAGCGGTATTAATCAATATTCCTTTAAATTTTTATTTGATATTCACTAGGGAATTAGGAATCTCGGGGGCGGCAATTGCCTCTTCTTTGGCAGAGATGGGCTCCTTTATGATGCTTTCCTTCTATATGTGGATACGATTGGATAAAGAAAAATATGGGTTAAGGCCGGTCTATAATGGTAATTTACTTATAAAAGTCTTGAAGTTATCAACATGGAGTATGCTTCATGCGCTTATTAGTGTAGCCCCTTGGTTCTTGTTTTTCGTTTCAATTGAACATTTGGGAAAAATAGAGTTAGCGATTTCCAATATAACCCGGAGCGTATCGGCTATATTTTTTGTGATAGCGAATTCTTTTGCGCTTACAACAGGCTCATTAGTCAGTAATGCGATTGGTGCGGGAGAAGGGAAGACACTATTTTCAATCTGTAGTAAAATTCTGAAATTAGGTTATACCATAGGATTTCCCTTGGTTGCGATTGCTTTATTGTGTAATCGATGGATTATTGGTTTTTATACGAGTAATGAACTATTGATACAATTAGCTTTTGCCCCTTTTGTTGTAATGTTGTTGAATTACACTTTCGCTTTACCGGGTTATGTATATTTGAATGCTGTCGGAGGAACAGGAAAGACACAAATGACTTTCCTTTTTCAAGTTACGACAACAGCCATATATTTGGTTTATCTTTATTGGTTATGTCGCTACACGCAAGCTCCTCTCGCAATCTATTTAACAGCGGAATACGTCTTTGTAATTCTGTTGGCTACACAATCTATTTTTTATTTGAAAAAGAAACATTACTAAAAAACGAAGAAAGATGATGACTAAAATATATCCACGTACGGGAAATAAACA from Parabacteroides distasonis ATCC 8503 includes these protein-coding regions:
- a CDS encoding MATE family efflux transporter, which gives rise to MNYTYKQIWLINFPVMMSILMEQLINITDAVFLGHVGEIELGASAIAGIYYLAIYMLGFGFSIGLQVMVARRNGEQDYKETGKTFFQGLFFLLGLAIFLYLLIHTVSPFILKKLIVSSDIYRAVILYLDWRSFGLLFSFPFLAIRSFLVGITHTKALSWAAAIAVLINIPLNFYLIFTRELGISGAAIASSLAEMGSFMMLSFYMWIRLDKEKYGLRPVYNGNLLIKVLKLSTWSMLHALISVAPWFLFFVSIEHLGKIELAISNITRSVSAIFFVIANSFALTTGSLVSNAIGAGEGKTLFSICSKILKLGYTIGFPLVAIALLCNRWIIGFYTSNELLIQLAFAPFVVMLLNYTFALPGYVYLNAVGGTGKTQMTFLFQVTTTAIYLVYLYWLCRYTQAPLAIYLTAEYVFVILLATQSIFYLKKKHY